Part of the Tolypothrix sp. PCC 7910 genome, GGAATCTTCCACCTGAAACACAAGGCAAAAAAGTGGCTCTGAAAACCAGAACCACTTACCAAGTAAATATTGAAGCTTTCTAGACCATTACAGGATGTAGATTATTTTTTCTCATCAATGGGAACCCACTCAGTGTGGAAGCTTCCAGGCTTATCGGTACGTAGGTAGGTATGCGCGCCGAAGTAGTCGCGTTGTGCTTGAGTGAGGTTTTGAGGCAAGCGATCGCGGCGATAGCTGTCAAAATAATCTAAAGAAGCGCTAAATGCTGGGACTGGAATCCCCAATTTAGCTGCTGTCATGATTACTTCCCGCCAAGCTGCTTGTCTGTCGAGAATTGTTTGCTTAAATTCTGGAGCTAATAGCAAGTTGGGCAATGCTGGATTTTCGTTAAAAGCCTTCTTAATCTTATTCAAGAAGCCAGCGCGAATAATACAGCCACCTTTCCAAATCCGCGCCATTTCGCTCAGGTTCAGATCCCATTTATAAGTGTTGGAAGCTGTAGATAGCAACGCCATCCCTTGAGCGTAAGAACAGATTTTTGAGCAATACAGAGCATCACGGACTTTATTGATAAAGTCTTTGACTTGCCCATCATACTTACCGCTAGGGCCTGTCAAAATCTTCGATGCTGCTACCCGTTCTTCTTTAATAGAAGAGATAATCCGCGCATTAACTGCAGCGGTGATGGTAGGAATAGAAACGCCCAATTCCAATGCAGTTTGCACAGTCCAACGTCCAGTTCCCTTTTGACCTGCTGCGTCAACAATCAAATCTACTAGTGGTAGATTTGTTTCTGGGTCAATGTAGGGGAAGATATTCTTCGTAATCTCAATCAAAAATGAATCGAGTTCATCAGTGGTGTTCCATTGAGCGAAGACTTCATGCAGCTGATTATGGTCAAGTCCAGCAGCATTCTTGAGCAAATCGTAGGCTTCAGCAATTAGCTGCATATCGCCATACTCAATGCCGTTATGCACCATTTTTACGTAGTGACCAGAACCACCAGGCCCAATATAAGTTACACAAGGGCCATCATCGACTTGAGCCGCAATTTTGTTAAAAATTGGTGACAGATACTCATAAGAGCTTTTTGTGCCACCAGGCATCAAGGATGGGCCATTGAGTGCGCCTTCTTCGCCACCACTCACACCCATACCCAGATATCGTAAACCTGTAGGCTCTAATTCCTGGGTGCGTCGTTCTGTATCTTCAAACCAAGAGTTGCCACCGTCGATAATGATATCGCCTTCGTCCAGCAAAGGTCTGAGTTGAGAAATAACTGCGTCTACTGGCTTACCAGCTTGCACCATCACCAAGATTTTGCGGGGACGTTCTAGTGCAGCTACGAATTCTTCCAGGGTGAATGCGGCTTTAACATTCCGTCCTGTAGCGCGTTGAGCCATGAAGGCATCGGTCTTTTCTCTGGAGCGGTTATAAACTGCAATTGGGAAGCCATTACGCTCGACGTTTAGAGCGATATTTTCGCCCATAACGGCTAAACCAATCACACCAAAGCTTTGTAGGGTCATAAACTATGTTTGGCTAACTCTTGCAGATCCTTTTATCTTTAAGGGTAGTCCGAGATTTTAGCTTCTCTCCTAAAGAAGATCTTAAGAAAGGATTAATCTAAGAGAGAAAAATCCGCAGCTAACATACGTGATTAATTTTAATTTGTATCTAAATCAACATTTAGGTTGCAAAATTTGCAAAATTAAAATATCTGATCAAAGGGGCTAGTATCGCTGCGCGGAAGTCAAAAGTCAAAAGACGTGATTAATCGCGTCTGTACAACAGTCAAAAGACTTGTCTTATCAGCTTTTGCACCATTTTTAATGGGTACTTTATTTACACGGTGTTGTACTACGGAATAGAGTGATTTTTCACCCCTCAGCCCTAAAACCTAACCCCTAAACCCTAGTAAAAGGAGAAACCAAATAATGCTGGCATTTGTCCTAGCTTTGGCGGTGGGCCTTGGTAGCTTAGCCATTTATTTAACAGCTTTCTTTTTCCCAGAAATCCATCGGAAGAATGACTTTATCTGGAGTGGCGTAGGGCTATTCTACGCTTTAATGTTATGGGTTTTTGCACAACGTATTAATGGCGGTCTTTTGCTGGGTCATGTTGCTAGTGTCGCGCTTTTAGGTTGGTTTGGTTGGCAAACTTTTTCATTACGCCGACAAGTGACACCAAAGGCCCAACAAACACCAGTTCCCAGTTCCGATGCTGTAAAAACTTCGATTCAGCAACAGGTTACTAACTTGTCTCTCCCAGAACGCCTGGCGCAGTTACAACAGGGTGTTGGTAACACCTTGAGCGGTGTTAAAAATAAATTCCAAAAAACTGATAAAAAGACCTCACCAGTTGCCAAAACTACAACAACTACCACTACACCCAAAGTTCCGCCTACTGTAGAAATTATTGACAACACCACTGCTAAACCAGAAGCATCACCAGAGGAGGCGATTACAGCTAGCGAAGCTCCTACTTTAATACTAGAAACACCAGTGAATGAGGTAATCACCACTACCGAAACCACCACGACAAGCGAGACAATACCAGAAGTAATTCCGCCAAATCCCCCATCTCCCGAATTAGTGGAAGCTGCACAACCACATACTGAAGCTGAGAATAAAGAACCGATTCCTGTCGAAGAAATTGCGCCGGATGCTGTACTTGCTCCCCCAGCCGAAGCACCACCAGAACAAATACCACCCAATAATCCAGCTAGTTAAATCGAGTGAACCCCGATGTTCATCTCACATGATGTTGGGTTTCACTTAATTTATTTGCATATTTGGCAACAAATTTATAGGCCAATACGCTTGGGTGAAGCTCATTAGGGATTGATTTGTCACTTATTAAAAAAGCTCTTTCAATTGGGGGATTCTCCCCCAAACCCCCGATTGGGTGACGGTTGCGTCCCCCAAACCCCCTCCAAAATTATTGTTCTGTTTTTTTGTTGAGTAACTGGTTTTTTGGTTTTGTGATCAATTAATTTTCTTAACTGAACTGTATTTATAGGTATTTCAACCAAGAATAAAACAGATGGGTAGGAGCATAGCAGTTCTATTTCAGTTATGAAAAATATTCGTTGTGGCAGTCAAGAGTCAACAATTCAGGACTAAATTCCTGAGTGTATAAATATTTTGTTTTTATATGAATCGTACGTTAAAAAAATATCTAGAAATTAGATACCATCCGTTAAAGCTACTAATAATAATTTTATTAATTTTAGGTGTTTTCTTTAGATTCATTAATCTTGATAAGAAAATATATTGGCATGACGAAACTTATACATCATTACGAATTGCGGGATACACAACTAAAGAAGTAGTACGGGAAATTTTTACTGGGGAAGAAATCACTATTAATGATGTCCAAAAATATCAGGATATCAATAATGGCAGAAAATTAAGTGATACGATTAATTCTTTAGCTCAGGAAGATTCGCAACATCCACCCCTATACTATATTCTTATTAGATATTGGGTGGAATTATTCGGAAATTCGGTAACTGTCATCAGGAGTTTTTCTGCGATAGTTAGCTTATTGATGTTTCCGGCTATTTATTGGCTTTGTCTAGAACTGTTTAAATCCTCACTCACCGGATGGATTGCGATCGCACTCATGGCTGTCTCCCCATTTCAACTACTATATGCTCAAGAAGCTCGTGAATATTGTTTATGGGGAGTTGCTATTATATTAGCAAGTGCTGCATTTCTCCGAGCCATACAAAGTGATAAAAATTATCTATTAAATTGGTTGGTTTATAGTTGCAGTATTGCAATTGGGCTTTATATTTATCCATTAACAGCATTAATTGCTATTGAACATGGAATTTATTTGATTTTTATTGAGCAGCTACGATTAAGTAAAAAATTTATTGCTTATATTCTGGCATTTGGGGGAGGATGTTTAACATTCTTACCTTGGATTATTGTCATGCGAAATAATCCTATCAAAGGGCTAGGATGGACATCGGAAGCTGTTAGCAAATTCTCTTTAATTAAAACTTGGGCTGGTAATATTAGCAGAATCTTTATAGATTTTAACTTAGATGCTCATGCCCCTCTAATTGTTGCTATTCCTATTGCTGCATTTACCGTAATTCTTGTAGGATATGCAATTTATTTTATTTATCACAATACATCTCGAGAAGTTTGGTTATTTATATTTATCTTCATTGGCGTAAATGCTCTGTTATTAATTTTGCCAGATTTACTTTTTGGTGGGCGGCGTTCTGGTGTAAATCGATATTTAATTCCCTGCTATTTATTTATTCAATTAGCTGTTGCTTACCTGTTTACAACGCAAATATTTACTATTAATTTATTAAAACGTAAGTTCTGTCAGGTAACAATGCTCATCCTGATTTGCTTGGGTATTGTTTCTTGTAACATGATTGCTTCCGCAGAAACTTGGTGGACAAAAAAACCTAGCAATTACCATCCGCAAATAGCCCAAATAATCAACAAAGCTAATAGCCCACTTTTAATTAGTGATAATTCGACTTTTAATATCGGTAATTTAATTTCTTTGACTTATTTGTTAGAACCAAAAGTTAAACTTCAGTTATTAACTAAGAAAAATATCCCCACAATTTCTGATAATAGTGAAGTATTTTTATTAAATCCTTCTCGTAATTTAAGTTCTAGTATAGAAAAAACATATAACTATAAAATGAAGCTAGTTTATCAACCTGGTATGCTCTGGCGTTTAGAGAAAAATGTTACAAGCCAAAAGTGACGGCAATTATTGCCAAATCGCCTTTACTCTGGAAATTGTGAGACTATTAGGCGAAATAGCGATCGCAGTTTAGATGCGATCGTTGAGCAGTTACAAGAAAGGTTGCAGAAGCAATGTCGCTGATTAAAGCAAATTCTCCAGTTGCTATTTCAGGATTTCGTCTAGCAAGTTTCTTGCAGGTTGTGCTTTCGCTAGTGCTGCTTGATGATCGCTGTAAACACGCACCAGCTTTAGCAGTCCATTTACCCCTGATTTGAGTTGCTCAAGTTCTTCACCTACAAGCAGTTCGCCATCTAGCATCCGTACTACCAAAGGTTTGATATCCCCAACTTCTTGGCGAACTTTTTGCAACTTTTCTACAGCACTCAGTAAAGCTTTGAGTGAATTCAAGATTTCGTCAATGTCTTGGCTATCCTCAGCAGCTTGAGGTGTATCTTCAACTGTTGTTGTCTCTTCATTATCTGCAACAGCGGACGATTCCTCTACAGGTGTGTCACTTTGAGCTGCGTTTGTCTTTGCCATTAGTCATACCTCAAATGATTTTTCCCAGTTTATCGTTAAACTGTTTATTTAATTTGTCAACCACCTTAGAGCAATTTGAGGAAATCAAGGGTAAAGGGTAAA contains:
- a CDS encoding glycosyltransferase family 39 protein, with protein sequence MNRTLKKYLEIRYHPLKLLIIILLILGVFFRFINLDKKIYWHDETYTSLRIAGYTTKEVVREIFTGEEITINDVQKYQDINNGRKLSDTINSLAQEDSQHPPLYYILIRYWVELFGNSVTVIRSFSAIVSLLMFPAIYWLCLELFKSSLTGWIAIALMAVSPFQLLYAQEAREYCLWGVAIILASAAFLRAIQSDKNYLLNWLVYSCSIAIGLYIYPLTALIAIEHGIYLIFIEQLRLSKKFIAYILAFGGGCLTFLPWIIVMRNNPIKGLGWTSEAVSKFSLIKTWAGNISRIFIDFNLDAHAPLIVAIPIAAFTVILVGYAIYFIYHNTSREVWLFIFIFIGVNALLLILPDLLFGGRRSGVNRYLIPCYLFIQLAVAYLFTTQIFTINLLKRKFCQVTMLILICLGIVSCNMIASAETWWTKKPSNYHPQIAQIINKANSPLLISDNSTFNIGNLISLTYLLEPKVKLQLLTKKNIPTISDNSEVFLLNPSRNLSSSIEKTYNYKMKLVYQPGMLWRLEKNVTSQK
- a CDS encoding Ycf66 family protein, producing MLAFVLALAVGLGSLAIYLTAFFFPEIHRKNDFIWSGVGLFYALMLWVFAQRINGGLLLGHVASVALLGWFGWQTFSLRRQVTPKAQQTPVPSSDAVKTSIQQQVTNLSLPERLAQLQQGVGNTLSGVKNKFQKTDKKTSPVAKTTTTTTTPKVPPTVEIIDNTTAKPEASPEEAITASEAPTLILETPVNEVITTTETTTTSETIPEVIPPNPPSPELVEAAQPHTEAENKEPIPVEEIAPDAVLAPPAEAPPEQIPPNNPAS
- the gndA gene encoding NADP-dependent phosphogluconate dehydrogenase; the encoded protein is MTLQSFGVIGLAVMGENIALNVERNGFPIAVYNRSREKTDAFMAQRATGRNVKAAFTLEEFVAALERPRKILVMVQAGKPVDAVISQLRPLLDEGDIIIDGGNSWFEDTERRTQELEPTGLRYLGMGVSGGEEGALNGPSLMPGGTKSSYEYLSPIFNKIAAQVDDGPCVTYIGPGGSGHYVKMVHNGIEYGDMQLIAEAYDLLKNAAGLDHNQLHEVFAQWNTTDELDSFLIEITKNIFPYIDPETNLPLVDLIVDAAGQKGTGRWTVQTALELGVSIPTITAAVNARIISSIKEERVAASKILTGPSGKYDGQVKDFINKVRDALYCSKICSYAQGMALLSTASNTYKWDLNLSEMARIWKGGCIIRAGFLNKIKKAFNENPALPNLLLAPEFKQTILDRQAAWREVIMTAAKLGIPVPAFSASLDYFDSYRRDRLPQNLTQAQRDYFGAHTYLRTDKPGSFHTEWVPIDEKK